The window TATAAAGTATTTGATATGCAGAAATTTTATCTTCTGCATATTTTTCTTTCCAAAATCTTCTTCTACACAATCTTATATACCAATTACTTAATTTATCTAATACAAAAGATGAAATTAAACGTGCAACTTTAGTAGGATTGTAATTAGCATAATAATTATCCGCTTTTTGAATTAAAGAATTTAATTCAGAAATAATCCATAAATCCAATTCCGTATAATTATAAGTTGACTCCTTTTCTTTATAAAAAAATCCATCTATATTAGCATACAAAACAAAAAAAGAATAAATATTATACAGTGTACCAAAAAATTTATTAATCACTATCTGAATCCCATCAACATTGAATTTTAAATTATCCCAAGGTTCAGAATTATATATCATATACCATCGTATTGCATCAGGACCATAATTATTAATTAAATCAAAAGGATTAATTGAGTTCCCTTTACTTTTAGACATTTTATGTCCGTTTTTATCCAAAACTAAACCTGTTGATATAACATTTTTATATGCTATAGAATTAAATAATATACTACTAATAGTATGTAAAGTAAAAAACCATCCTCTTATTTGATCAATTCCTTCTGATATAAAATCTGCAGGGAATAATAAATTTTTATCTATATATTCTTTATTTTCAAATGGATAATGAAATTGAGCATATGGCATAGCTCCAGAATCAAACCATACATCTACTAAATCTGGTTCTCTTTTCATTGGAACCCCTTTAGAAGAAACGAGTATAACTTTGTCTAAAATATGTTTATGTAAATCTATTTTTTGATAATTATCATCACTCATATCATTTAATCTAAAATTTTTAAATATATTATGAGACATCAATCCATATTGAATAGATTTTTTAATTTCTATAAATAATTCTTGAATTGATCCAATAATTATTTCTTCATCTCCTTTTTCTGTTCTCCAAATAGGTAGAGGAGTTCCCCAATATCTAGTACGTGATAAATTCCAATCTTTTGTATTCTTCAACCAAGAAAAAAAACGTTTTTTACCTATAAAATCAGGATTCCATTTTATTTTTTTATTTAACCCAATCATTTCATCCTTAAATTTCGTAGTTTTAATAAACCATGAATTTAAAGGATAATAAATAATTGGTTTATCTGTTCTCCAACAATGTGGATAAAAATGAGTATATTTTTCTGTTCTAAATATCTTTTGTTTTTTTTCTAAAAAAAGAACAATTTCTTTATCTACATAAAAAAAATTTTCTTTTTTTAAATTAAAATCATTTTTTACATACTTTCCTCCAAATCCATGAGGAAAATTTTTTAAAAATTTTCCTTGTAAATCTACCAAAGGTACAGGTATATTTTCTTTATTTAAAACTAACATTGGAGGAATATTATATTTTTTAGCTATCATAAAATCTTCCACTCCAAATGTTGGAGATATATGCACAATTCCAGTTCCTTCATCGTTATTTACAAAATCTCCTACTACAATTTGAAATGCATTTTTTTCATTATGATAAGGCTTAAACCATGGTAATAATTGTTCATATTTACTAAATATTAATTCTTTACCTTTAAATTTTTCTACAATAAAATAAGGTATTGGATGATTATTATTTTTTACATTAAAAAAATTTAAATTTAATTCAAAATTATTTGATACAGAATAAAATTTACTAGATAATAATACTTTATGAAGTAATTTTTCAGATAAAATAATATATTCTATTAAATAAGTATAAGTGTTATAAGTTTTTACTAAAATATAATCTATATCATATCCAACAGCTAATGCTGTATTTGAAGGGAGAGTCCAAGGAGTAGTTGTCCATGAGATTAAATATATATCTTCTAATATATTTTTAAATTTATTTGAAAAAGTATTTTTTTTAATTTTAAATTTTAAAAATGGTGATATTTCTTTTACTTTTCTATAAGTTCCCGGCATATTTAATTCATGATGACTCAATCCTGTTCCAGCAGCAGGAGAATAAGGCTGAATTGTGACCCCTTTATAAATAACATTTTTATAATATAATTTTTTTATTAACCACCAAACACTTTCTATATATTTTGTATTATAAGTGATGAAGGAATGATCTACATCAATCCAATATCCTATTTTATCTGTAAATGATAACCATTTATTTAAAGATTTTTTTGCAAATTTTTTACAAAAAATATTGTATTCTTCTATAGAAATTTTATTTCCTATATCATTTTTAGTAATTCCCATTTTTTTTTCTACATTGAGTTCAATAGGAAGTCCATGCGCATCCCAACCAGCTATTCTAAAAACTCGTTTTCCTTTAAGAGTATGGTATCTGCAAAAAATATCTTTTATTGTTCTTACTAATATATGATGTATTCCAGGATTTCCATTTAATGAAGGGGGACCTTCATATAAAACATAGGAAAAAGAATCTTTTTTTTTAGAAAAATTTAAACTATTTTGAAAAATCTTATGTTTTTTCCAATATTGAGAGATCTCTATAGTTATCTTATTAAGATCCAATTTTTTATATTCTCT of the Blattabacterium cuenoti genome contains:
- the ileS gene encoding isoleucine--tRNA ligase, which codes for MSKIFREYKKLDLNKITIEISQYWKKHKIFQNSLNFSKKKDSFSYVLYEGPPSLNGNPGIHHILVRTIKDIFCRYHTLKGKRVFRIAGWDAHGLPIELNVEKKMGITKNDIGNKISIEEYNIFCKKFAKKSLNKWLSFTDKIGYWIDVDHSFITYNTKYIESVWWLIKKLYYKNVIYKGVTIQPYSPAAGTGLSHHELNMPGTYRKVKEISPFLKFKIKKNTFSNKFKNILEDIYLISWTTTPWTLPSNTALAVGYDIDYILVKTYNTYTYLIEYIILSEKLLHKVLLSSKFYSVSNNFELNLNFFNVKNNNHPIPYFIVEKFKGKELIFSKYEQLLPWFKPYHNEKNAFQIVVGDFVNNDEGTGIVHISPTFGVEDFMIAKKYNIPPMLVLNKENIPVPLVDLQGKFLKNFPHGFGGKYVKNDFNLKKENFFYVDKEIVLFLEKKQKIFRTEKYTHFYPHCWRTDKPIIYYPLNSWFIKTTKFKDEMIGLNKKIKWNPDFIGKKRFFSWLKNTKDWNLSRTRYWGTPLPIWRTEKGDEEIIIGSIQELFIEIKKSIQYGLMSHNIFKNFRLNDMSDDNYQKIDLHKHILDKVILVSSKGVPMKREPDLVDVWFDSGAMPYAQFHYPFENKEYIDKNLLFPADFISEGIDQIRGWFFTLHTISSILFNSIAYKNVISTGLVLDKNGHKMSKSKGNSINPFDLINNYGPDAIRWYMIYNSEPWDNLKFNVDGIQIVINKFFGTLYNIYSFFVLYANIDGFFYKEKESTYNYTELDLWIISELNSLIQKADNYYANYNPTKVARLISSFVLDKLSNWYIRLCRRRFWKEKYAEDKISAYQILYNCLIVIAKLISPIVPFFSEKLYLDLNSITKKEYFDSIHLTNFPHYNPNLINKELEDRMSLVQKIIAMVFSIRKKNKIKIRQPLQKLLILISDEKKRIQLNKSYKIMIKEANVKELEFPSSYKSLELIKHIKPNYQSLGYKFGNKTQYISDIIKKFTQKEIKEIEKNKHCVIFFQGKKIILLLEDVKITTEYIKNWSILFDNELTIALDLRITDFLLEEGLIRELIRHIQKLRKKYNYDIVEKIFIYISTLNQRIQFFIQKNKDFICRETLSLDIFLQKEKKVKGEKIYFGENILYIQIRKVENT